A region from the Zonotrichia albicollis isolate bZonAlb1 chromosome 17, bZonAlb1.hap1, whole genome shotgun sequence genome encodes:
- the NSFL1C gene encoding NSFL1 cofactor p47, which produces MADREEALREFVAVTGAEEERARFFLESAGWDLQIALASFYEDGGDEDILTLPQPTPSSISRGTGASDHRVTSFRDLVHAQEEDDEEEEGQRFYAGGSERSGQQIVGPPRKKSPNELVEDLFKGAKEHGAVAVDRTAKSGGETSKPKPFAGGGYRLGATPEEESAYVAGERRPSSSQDVHVVLKLWKSGFSLDSGELRSYQDPSNAQFLDDIRRGEVPAELRRLARGGQVNLDMEDHRDEEYVKPKSVFRAFTGEGQKLGSTAPQVMGTSSPAQQAENEAKASSAIVIDESEPITNIQIRLADGGRLVQKFNHSHRIRDIRLFIADARPAMAATSFVLMTTFPNKELTDENQTLKEANLLNAVIVQRLT; this is translated from the exons ATGGCGGACAGGGAGGAGGCGCTGAGGGAGTTCGTGGCCGTGACCGGCGCCGAGGAGGAGCGAGCGCGGTTCTTCCTCGAGTCCGCCGGCTGGGACCTCCAG ATTGCACTTGCCAGTTTCTATGAGGACGGCGGTGACGAGGACATCCtgacccttccccagcccacGCCCAGCTCCATCTCCAGAGGCACTGGAGCCAG TGACCACCGAGTAACCTCGTTCAGAGACCTTGTGCATGCtcaggaggaggatgatgaagaggaggagggacaGCG GTTTTATGCCGGTGGCTCAGAGAGGAGTGGGCAGCAGATCGTGGGTCCTCCGAGGAAGAAGAGTCCCAACGAGCTGGTGGAGGATCTGTTCAAGGGAGCCAAGGAGCACGGCGCCGTGGCCGTCGATCGGACAGCCAAGAGCGGCGGCGAGACCAGCAAGCCAAAG CCTTTTGCAGGGGGAGGATATCGCCTTGGGGCTACTCCAGAGGAGGAGTCAGCTTATGTGGCAGGAGAGAGGAGACCAAGCTCTTCTCAGGat gtgcaCGTTGTACTGAAGCTTTGGAAGAGTGGATTTAGCCTGGATAGTGGAGAGCTGAGGAGCTACCAGGATCCATCCAATGCCCAGTTCCTCGATGATATCCGCAGAGG GGAAGTCCCAGCTGAGCTGCGCAGGTTAGCACGGGGCGGACAGGTGAACCTGGACATGGAGGATCACCGTGATGAGGAGTATGTGAAACCTAAAAGTGTCTTCAGAGCTTTTACTGGAGAAGGACAGAAGCTGGGCAG CACCGCGCCCCAGGTGATGGGCACCAGCTCTCCGGCCCAGCAGGCAGAGAACGAGGCCAAAGCCAGCTCTGCCATCGTGATCGATGAGTCAGAGCCCATCACCAACATCCAGATCCGGCTGGCGGACGGCGGGCGCCTGGTGCAGAAGTTCAACCACAGTCACAG GATCCGTGACATCCGGCTCTTCATCGCAGATGCTCGGCCAGCGATGGCTGCCACCAGTTTCGTCCTCATGACCACCTTCCCCAATAAAGAGCTGACTGATGAGAACCAGACCCTGAAGGAAGCCAACCTGCTCAACGCTGTCATTGTGCAGAGGTTGACATAA
- the LOC141731118 gene encoding signal-regulatory protein beta-1-like, with the protein MVLVAQELPLVCLMLLLLCREPGVDAQAGQDFTVQQPQAKVTVTAGETLTLICITSGVAGPGPMKWLKGWGRGSKTVYDQNNEDPSSRVTRAVNGSDTNFTIHIRNVQPEDMGTYYCVKFVIGMTGVSQVFKHGSGSEVTVQAKPSPPLVSGPEQRARPDKSVPFTCTTGGFFPDKIDVKWFKNGNPMTAQPPQVTQSRMKTYNMSSTVQVTLQKDDARSQITCEVTHPTLPAPLQGSFQLSRVLRVPPSIDVQPEPSPAEVNKTVAFTCLLKEFYPAKVSISWLENGIRIKGQNLSGPLEVSRGLFELRSRVEVQATEEKNGSTITCRVVHNGQAPANYSAILWISNTAQGGFQMDKGANVLSSLLLLLSMGVLLEKGLLGCLLLFVFKRMNRKASEMLPYPAAPQSPAPAVGSQGLATVSSDL; encoded by the exons ATGGTTCtggtggcacaggagctgcctctCGTGTGCCtgatgctgctcctgctctgcagagagccGG gtgtggaTGCCCAGGCGGGTCAGGACTTCActgtgcagcagccccaggccaaGGTGACGGTGACAGCGGGGGAGACGCTCACCCTGATCTGCATCACATCTGGAGTTGCTGGACCGGGTCCTATGAAGTGGCTGAaaggctggggcagggggagcaaGACTGTCTATGACCAGAATAACGAGGATCCCTCCTCCCGTGTGACGAGAGCAGTGAATGGGTCTGACACAAACTTCACCATCCACATCAGGAACGTCCAGCCTGAGGACATGGGCACCTACTACTGTGTGAAGTTTGTCATAGGGATGACAGGTGTTTCTCAGGTGTTTAAGCATGGCAGTGGCAGCGAGGTGACTGTGCAAG ccaaacccagcccccCGCTCGTGTCCGGGCCTGAGCAGAGAGCGAGGCCGGATAAGTCGGTGCCTTTCACCTGCACGACTGGAGGGTTCTTTCCTGACAAGATTGACGTGAAATGGTTCAAGAACGGCAACCCCATGACGGCTCAGCCACCCCAGGTCACTCAGTCAAGGATGAAAACCTACAACATGTCCAGCACAGTGCAGGTGACCCTGCAGAAGGACGATGCCCGCTCACAGATCACCTGTGAGGTGACGCACCCCACGCTGCCGGCCCCGCTGCAAGGGAgcttccagctcagcagggtgCTGAGAG ttcctcccagcaTTGATGTGCAGCCTGAGCCGAGCCCCGCTGAGGTGAACAAGACCGTGGCCTTCACCTGCCTCCTGAAGGAGTTTTACCCAGCTAAAGTGTCCATTTCCTGGCTGGAGAATGGGATTAGGATAAAGGGGCAGAACCTCTCTGGGCCACTGGAGGTGTCCCGGGGCTTGTTTGAGCTGAGAAGCCGGGTGGAGGTGCAAGCGACAGAAGAGAAAAACGGGTCCACGATCACCTGCAGGGTGGTGCACAATGGCCAGGCCCCTGCCAACTACTCAGCCATCCTGTGGATCTCCAACACGGCCCAGGGTGGGTTCCAGATGGATAAAG GTGCTAACGTTCTgtccagcctcctcctcctcctgtcgATGGGTGTCCTGTTGGAGAAGGGGCTCCTCGGGTGTCTCCTCCTCTTCGTCTTCAAGCGCATGAATAGAAAAGCATCAGAGATGTTGCCCTACCCTGCTGCACCTCAGTCCCCGGCTCCTGCAGTCGGGTCCCAGGGCTTGGCCACTGTCAGCAGTGATTTGTGA